In Euzebya rosea, a single window of DNA contains:
- a CDS encoding WD40/YVTN/BNR-like repeat-containing protein, producing the protein MEVPDEWLTAQRLSGDSTFSPADYGRARAAADRSRDEGRRRAPAIVGTSWETRGPTNIGGRITDIAVDTGVPDQLFVAAATGGVWRSSDAGMTYESVWPDDWGQSMGAIAMTGDGVLLAGTGETNPGGGSITFQGDGIYRSPDRGATWEHVGLSDSGSIGRLAVDPSDDSRIFAAVSGNLFLPGGERGVYRTTDGGDTWDQLLPPPNDLTGATEVVIDPTDPQRVYAAMWEHRREPDLRTYGGAGSSLWRSVDGGTTWERMTNGLPSDADQGRWGLAVAPTDGDRLYAYVGTAIGPFRAFYRSDDGGDTWVQMPTSNTLRNSQSSFSWWFGKIFVDPADADNVFVAGVSLVNSVDGGLTWSTSSGVHADQHKMAWDPAVPGRVYLGNDGGMYRSDLNGVTRTWVQATHQPYTQFYSVDVGELAPDRLTGGAQDNGCNRSWYGEAGGWESIGCGDGLQVTIDPENPDIVIGCSQYGSCYRSTNGGMSPRSSIRPTSDRRNWFAPVVWDPSDSDVVYYGGNILNRSLDNGITWAPISPDLSTGVPGRDPSYPWGTITTVAAAPTDGDVIYVGTDDGLLWTTHDGGASWSEVSREQLPGTWVTRVAVHPDSADIAYATFSGFRSGSDRPHVMRTTDGGLTWHDVTGDLPDAPVNSVIATSDGLLIVGSDVGVFLSTWNGGRWTPVGDDLPRAPVTYLRYHEPTRGLTAATFGRGIYTAPIPTCPGVRTRLPLGDPGTGFNALHSCRSSG; encoded by the coding sequence ATGGAGGTGCCTGACGAGTGGCTGACCGCCCAGCGCCTCAGCGGTGACTCCACCTTCTCCCCGGCCGACTACGGCCGGGCACGGGCGGCCGCTGATCGGTCGCGGGACGAGGGTCGGCGCCGGGCGCCGGCGATCGTGGGCACGTCATGGGAGACCCGTGGCCCGACCAACATCGGTGGTCGCATCACCGACATCGCGGTCGACACCGGGGTCCCGGACCAGCTGTTCGTGGCGGCCGCCACCGGTGGCGTGTGGCGCAGCAGCGACGCCGGCATGACGTATGAGTCCGTGTGGCCCGACGACTGGGGCCAGTCGATGGGCGCCATCGCGATGACCGGTGACGGTGTGCTCTTGGCAGGAACCGGCGAGACCAACCCCGGGGGCGGCTCCATCACCTTCCAGGGCGATGGCATCTACCGATCCCCCGACCGAGGGGCGACCTGGGAGCACGTGGGCCTCAGCGACAGCGGCTCGATCGGCCGCCTGGCGGTGGATCCCAGCGACGACTCCCGGATCTTCGCGGCGGTGTCCGGCAACCTCTTCCTGCCCGGCGGCGAACGCGGCGTGTACCGCACGACCGACGGCGGTGACACCTGGGACCAATTGCTGCCCCCACCCAACGACCTGACCGGTGCCACAGAGGTCGTCATCGACCCCACGGACCCCCAGCGCGTCTACGCCGCGATGTGGGAGCACCGACGGGAACCGGACCTGCGCACCTACGGGGGCGCCGGGTCCAGCCTGTGGCGCTCCGTGGACGGCGGCACCACCTGGGAGCGCATGACCAACGGCCTGCCCAGCGATGCCGACCAGGGGCGGTGGGGCCTCGCGGTGGCACCCACCGACGGGGATCGCCTGTACGCCTACGTCGGCACGGCCATCGGTCCATTCCGGGCCTTCTACCGCTCGGACGACGGGGGGGACACCTGGGTGCAGATGCCCACATCGAACACCCTGCGCAACTCCCAGTCCTCGTTCAGCTGGTGGTTCGGCAAGATCTTCGTCGACCCGGCCGACGCCGACAACGTGTTCGTCGCCGGTGTCAGCCTGGTGAACTCCGTGGACGGCGGCCTGACGTGGAGCACCTCCTCGGGCGTGCACGCCGACCAGCACAAGATGGCATGGGATCCCGCCGTCCCCGGGCGCGTGTACCTGGGCAACGACGGAGGGATGTACCGCTCCGACCTCAACGGGGTCACCCGCACGTGGGTCCAGGCGACCCACCAGCCGTACACCCAGTTCTACTCCGTCGACGTCGGTGAGCTGGCACCAGATCGACTGACCGGCGGCGCGCAGGACAACGGGTGCAACCGATCGTGGTACGGCGAGGCAGGCGGCTGGGAGTCGATCGGCTGCGGTGATGGCCTGCAGGTCACCATCGACCCCGAGAACCCCGATATCGTGATCGGCTGCAGCCAGTACGGCTCGTGCTACCGCTCGACGAACGGCGGGATGTCCCCGCGCAGCAGCATCCGCCCGACATCGGATCGTCGCAACTGGTTCGCGCCGGTCGTGTGGGACCCCAGCGACAGCGACGTCGTCTACTACGGCGGCAACATCCTGAACCGTTCGCTCGACAACGGCATCACCTGGGCGCCGATCAGCCCCGACCTGTCCACCGGCGTGCCGGGACGTGACCCGTCCTACCCGTGGGGCACGATCACGACGGTGGCCGCGGCACCGACGGACGGCGACGTCATCTACGTCGGGACCGACGACGGACTGCTGTGGACGACCCACGACGGCGGCGCCAGCTGGTCGGAGGTGAGCAGGGAGCAGCTGCCCGGGACCTGGGTGACGCGCGTTGCGGTCCACCCCGACTCCGCCGACATCGCCTACGCGACCTTCTCCGGCTTCCGGTCCGGCAGCGATCGTCCGCACGTCATGCGCACCACCGACGGCGGCCTGACCTGGCACGACGTCACGGGCGACCTGCCCGACGCGCCGGTGAACTCCGTCATCGCCACATCCGATGGCCTGCTGATCGTCGGCAGCGACGTCGGCGTCTTCCTGTCCACCTGGAACGGCGGTCGCTGGACCCCCGTCGGCGACGACCTTCCCCGCGCCCCCGTCACCTACCTTCGCTACCACGAGCCCACCCGTGGTCTGACCGCCGCGACGTTCGGACGTGGCATCTACACCGCGCCGATTCCGACCTGTCCCGGTGTGCGGACCAGGCTGCCGCTCGGGGACCCCGGCACCGGCTTCAACGCGCTGCACTCCTGCCGGTCCAGCGGGTAG
- a CDS encoding LutC/YkgG family protein produces the protein MSAGSDAARVEVLARIRDALGPAPTTVEVPRDYAVHPAPGVDVLERFVERVEDYRATVHRAAPDGVAAVIGEILFAAVDGRPARIVVAHDLPGNVVPEDVEVRIDGPDEPLAVADLDAVDAVVTSSAVGIAETGTIVLDGGPGQGRRALTLVPDLHVVIVRADQVVGAVPQAVRSLDAARPQTWISGPSATSDIELDRVEGVHGPRTLHVVLVS, from the coding sequence GTGAGCGCCGGTTCCGACGCGGCGCGGGTCGAGGTCCTCGCCCGCATCCGCGACGCCCTGGGCCCCGCCCCGACGACCGTCGAGGTACCCCGCGACTACGCCGTGCACCCGGCACCCGGCGTCGATGTCCTCGAGCGGTTCGTCGAACGGGTCGAGGACTACCGCGCGACGGTCCACCGGGCCGCGCCGGACGGCGTGGCCGCCGTCATCGGGGAGATCCTGTTCGCGGCGGTGGACGGTCGGCCCGCCCGGATCGTCGTCGCCCACGACCTGCCCGGGAACGTGGTCCCCGAGGACGTCGAGGTCCGCATCGACGGGCCCGACGAGCCGCTGGCCGTGGCCGACCTCGACGCGGTGGACGCCGTCGTCACCTCCTCCGCGGTCGGCATCGCCGAGACCGGCACGATCGTGCTCGACGGTGGCCCCGGGCAGGGACGTCGAGCGCTGACGCTGGTCCCGGACCTCCACGTCGTGATCGTCCGCGCTGATCAGGTTGTCGGCGCCGTCCCCCAGGCCGTCCGTTCGCTGGACGCCGCCCGCCCCCAGACCTGGATCTCCGGCCCGTCGGCGACCAGCGACATCGAGCTCGACCGCGTCGAGGGCGTCCACGGCCCGCGCACCCTCCACGTCGTCCTGGTGTCCTGA
- a CDS encoding LutB/LldF family L-lactate oxidation iron-sulfur protein, translating to MTPSVPPGRSPLPVVSPRGVGQLRGEQSFPDAARTALADPQLRRNLGNATATIRAKREAVVGEVPDWQALRGSGAAIKDDTLRRLPELLVQLEERVTAAGGTVHWARDAAEANAIVTRLVRSTGADEVVKVKSMATQEIGLNEALAEAGIHALETDLAELIVQLADDRPSHILVPAIHRNRTEIRDIFLQHMEGVDPALTDEPRVLAMAARRYLRRKFLTTRVAVSGANFAVADTGTLSVVESEGNGRMCLTLPETLITVMGIEKLVPTWDDLEVFLQLLPRSATGERMNPYTSFWTGVHPGDGPQAFHLVLLDNGRTAVLADEHGRDALRCIRCSACMNVCPVYERTGGHAYGSVYPGPIGAVLSPQLTGVEDNASLPYASSLCGACFDACPVAIDIPTMLVHLREQHVEAQAARRTVPTVEAAAMKAAAWMMSDASRWSAAQRASRIGRLVGRDRGDGDRRIRTLPPPMDGWTATRDAPVPAVQSFRDWWRGREEGSS from the coding sequence GTGACGCCGTCCGTGCCGCCGGGTCGCTCGCCCCTGCCCGTCGTCTCGCCCCGTGGGGTGGGTCAGCTGCGTGGCGAGCAGTCGTTCCCCGACGCCGCCCGCACGGCCCTGGCCGACCCCCAGCTGCGGCGCAACCTCGGCAACGCCACCGCCACGATCCGTGCCAAGCGCGAGGCTGTGGTCGGTGAGGTCCCCGACTGGCAGGCCCTTCGCGGCTCCGGTGCCGCCATCAAGGACGACACCCTCCGACGGCTGCCCGAGCTGCTGGTGCAGCTGGAGGAGCGGGTCACCGCCGCCGGCGGCACGGTGCACTGGGCGCGCGACGCCGCCGAGGCCAACGCCATCGTCACCCGTCTGGTCCGGTCCACCGGCGCCGACGAGGTCGTCAAGGTCAAGTCGATGGCAACCCAGGAGATCGGGCTCAACGAGGCGCTCGCCGAGGCCGGCATCCACGCCCTGGAGACCGACCTGGCCGAGCTGATCGTGCAGCTGGCCGACGACCGCCCCTCCCACATCCTCGTCCCGGCCATCCACCGCAACCGCACGGAGATCCGCGACATCTTCCTGCAGCACATGGAGGGGGTCGACCCGGCGCTGACCGACGAACCCCGCGTGCTGGCCATGGCCGCCCGGCGGTACCTGCGGCGCAAGTTCCTGACCACCCGCGTCGCGGTCTCGGGCGCCAACTTCGCCGTCGCCGACACCGGCACCCTGTCGGTGGTCGAGAGCGAGGGCAACGGCCGCATGTGCCTGACCCTGCCCGAGACGTTGATCACGGTCATGGGGATCGAGAAGCTGGTCCCGACCTGGGACGACCTCGAGGTGTTCCTCCAGCTGCTGCCGCGGTCGGCGACGGGCGAGCGGATGAACCCCTACACCTCCTTCTGGACCGGGGTGCACCCGGGCGACGGCCCGCAGGCGTTCCACCTCGTACTGCTCGACAACGGCCGCACGGCGGTGCTTGCCGACGAGCACGGGCGGGACGCGCTGCGCTGCATCCGGTGCTCGGCCTGCATGAACGTGTGCCCGGTCTACGAACGGACGGGCGGGCACGCCTACGGCTCGGTCTATCCGGGGCCGATCGGGGCCGTCCTGTCCCCGCAGCTGACGGGGGTGGAGGACAACGCGTCGTTGCCGTACGCCTCCTCGTTGTGCGGCGCCTGCTTCGACGCCTGCCCGGTCGCCATCGACATCCCAACGATGCTGGTCCACCTGCGCGAACAGCACGTCGAGGCACAGGCGGCCCGCCGCACCGTCCCGACGGTGGAGGCGGCCGCCATGAAGGCTGCGGCATGGATGATGAGCGACGCGTCGCGATGGTCCGCTGCCCAGCGAGCCTCCCGGATCGGGCGCCTCGTCGGTCGTGATCGCGGTGACGGCGACCGGCGCATCCGCACCCTGCCACCGCCCATGGACGGCTGGACCGCCACCCGCGACGCGCCCGTCCCCGCTGTCCAGAGCTTCCGGGACTGGTGGCGCGGCCGCGAGGAGGGCTCGTCGTGA
- a CDS encoding LacI family DNA-binding transcriptional regulator, translating into MEGSHLVSIKEVAAHAGALVGTVSNVLNRPANVDDDTLQRVRTSIAELGYVRNELARQLRAGPSRGGPAGADGGSPAGQGSA; encoded by the coding sequence GTGGAGGGCAGCCACCTGGTCAGCATCAAGGAGGTTGCCGCTCACGCGGGGGCGTTGGTCGGCACCGTGAGCAATGTGCTGAACCGGCCTGCCAACGTCGACGACGACACCCTCCAACGCGTCCGGACGTCCATCGCCGAGCTCGGGTACGTGCGCAACGAGCTTGCACGCCAGCTGCGTGCGGGACCGAGCCGCGGCGGCCCCGCCGGCGCCGATGGGGGATCGCCAGCGGGGCAGGGGTCGGCATGA
- a CDS encoding molybdopterin oxidoreductase family protein: MTITVETHCPYCALDCGLKLQVDRGRVTGSTKWKGSPLSKGGLCTKGITAWQQVHHEDRIRTPLVRWDGRLRPATWDEALDAAANGFLKLRDRYGPEVNAVLGGGSLTNEKAYLLGKLARLGLRTPHIDPNGRLCMTSAGAAAMQAFGVDRAMTPLEHLPNADVVVVVGANLPDAFPLIMPLVTRARRRGTRFVVVDPRGSKLVKDDDIHLAVRPGTDTALAAGLLREIAVRGGVDWRFVAERTTGADAAIAATEGWDLERTSLTAGVGITDIARAASWIAGARNGMILHARGVEQQVNGVEGVLSWINIALARGWAGRKGCGVMPMTGQRNGQGGREHGQRCDQLPGYRSIDDPAHRAVVAQRWGVAPEDLPGRGRTYVELLHDAERGAIKGMLVMSANPAVSGPKGARIRRCLEAVEHMVVVDPFMSETARYASVVLPGSTFAEEDGTITTTEGRVVRVDQAVPPIAVRGDLDVIRGLAHRLGVRDKFDFHTGREVFEELKALSAGGIADYSGMDWDRLRDTGGTFWPATPDNPDGTEVLHTERFGHPDGRARMVPVVPSGPSTPPDDEHPLVLTTGRHRDHYLSGNQTRRIPAQADRAPAPLLEVHPRTAAVMRLVEGQPVEVTSHQATVTFDWTPNDRLRRDTVFVAWHWEGVNDLTDDALDPISRIAAVKHTPVAIRPAPTTVTPTSPTTTAWTSAQGAQPALTRR; encoded by the coding sequence ATGACCATCACCGTGGAGACGCACTGCCCGTACTGCGCCCTCGACTGCGGGCTGAAGCTGCAGGTCGACCGGGGCCGCGTGACGGGGTCGACGAAGTGGAAGGGCTCGCCGCTGTCGAAGGGTGGCCTGTGCACCAAGGGCATCACGGCGTGGCAACAGGTCCACCACGAGGACCGTATCCGCACCCCGCTGGTGCGCTGGGACGGGCGGCTGCGGCCGGCCACGTGGGACGAGGCCCTCGACGCCGCAGCCAACGGGTTCCTGAAGCTGCGCGACCGGTACGGACCCGAGGTGAACGCGGTCCTCGGCGGCGGGTCGCTGACCAACGAGAAGGCCTACCTGCTGGGCAAGCTCGCCCGGTTGGGCCTGCGAACCCCCCACATCGACCCCAACGGTCGGCTGTGCATGACGTCGGCCGGCGCCGCGGCGATGCAGGCCTTCGGCGTCGACCGGGCCATGACCCCGCTGGAGCACCTGCCGAACGCCGACGTGGTCGTGGTCGTCGGCGCCAACCTCCCCGACGCCTTCCCGCTGATCATGCCGCTGGTCACCAGGGCCCGGCGCCGGGGCACCCGGTTCGTCGTCGTCGACCCGCGCGGCTCGAAGCTGGTCAAGGACGACGACATCCACCTTGCGGTTCGTCCCGGCACCGACACGGCCCTGGCCGCCGGGCTGCTTCGCGAGATCGCCGTCCGCGGGGGCGTCGACTGGCGGTTCGTCGCCGAACGCACCACCGGCGCCGACGCCGCGATCGCGGCCACCGAGGGATGGGACCTCGAGCGCACCTCCCTCACCGCCGGGGTCGGCATCACCGACATCGCCCGTGCGGCCAGCTGGATCGCCGGGGCACGCAACGGGATGATCCTGCACGCCCGGGGGGTCGAGCAGCAGGTCAACGGCGTCGAGGGCGTCCTGTCGTGGATCAACATCGCGCTGGCGCGCGGCTGGGCCGGTCGCAAGGGATGCGGTGTCATGCCCATGACCGGCCAGCGCAACGGCCAGGGCGGCCGGGAGCACGGCCAGCGCTGCGACCAGCTGCCCGGCTATCGCTCGATCGACGACCCCGCGCACCGTGCGGTCGTCGCCCAGCGCTGGGGGGTCGCGCCGGAGGACCTGCCGGGACGTGGCCGCACCTACGTCGAGCTGCTCCACGACGCCGAACGGGGCGCCATCAAGGGCATGCTGGTGATGTCGGCCAACCCCGCGGTGTCGGGGCCGAAGGGCGCACGCATCCGCCGCTGCCTGGAGGCGGTCGAGCACATGGTCGTCGTCGACCCGTTCATGTCCGAGACCGCCCGCTACGCCTCGGTCGTCCTGCCCGGCAGCACCTTCGCGGAGGAGGACGGCACCATCACGACCACCGAGGGACGGGTCGTTCGGGTCGACCAGGCCGTCCCGCCGATCGCCGTGCGTGGCGACCTCGATGTCATCCGTGGCCTGGCCCATCGCCTGGGCGTGCGCGACAAGTTCGACTTCCACACCGGCCGAGAGGTGTTCGAGGAGCTCAAGGCCCTGTCGGCGGGTGGGATCGCCGACTACTCCGGCATGGACTGGGACCGGCTTCGCGACACCGGCGGCACCTTCTGGCCAGCGACCCCCGACAACCCCGACGGCACCGAGGTCCTCCACACCGAACGCTTCGGCCACCCCGACGGGCGGGCACGGATGGTTCCCGTCGTGCCGTCGGGGCCGTCCACCCCTCCCGACGACGAGCACCCGCTCGTGCTGACGACCGGCCGCCACCGCGACCACTACCTGTCGGGCAACCAGACCCGTCGCATCCCCGCCCAGGCCGACCGGGCCCCTGCTCCACTTCTGGAGGTCCACCCACGGACCGCCGCGGTCATGCGCTTGGTCGAGGGACAGCCCGTCGAGGTCACCTCACACCAGGCCACCGTCACGTTCGACTGGACGCCCAACGACCGGCTGCGCCGCGACACGGTGTTCGTCGCCTGGCACTGGGAGGGTGTCAACGACCTCACCGACGACGCCCTGGACCCGATCTCGCGCATCGCCGCGGTCAAGCACACGCCCGTCGCCATCCGGCCCGCACCCACCACGGTGACCCCGACCTCGCCGACGACCACCGCCTGGACGTCGGCGCAGGGTGCTCAGCCGGCGCTGACCAGGCGATAG
- a CDS encoding (Fe-S)-binding protein, with protein MRIALFVTCLADTLFPDVGRAVVTVLERLGHEVVFPPSQTCCGQAHTNTGYGAMALPLVRNHVEAFEDCDVVVGPSGSCVGSVRHQHVGIARAAGDEDLARRAEAVASRTFELSELLVDRLGVTDVGAVFPHRVTYHPTCHSLRLLRVDDKPLQLLRAVEGIDLVELPRADECCGFGGTFAVKNADTSSAMLADKMRHVRSTGAEYVTAGDASCLMHIGGGLSRSRAGVRTLHLAEILASTGDRAAVRS; from the coding sequence ATGAGGATCGCCCTGTTCGTGACCTGCCTCGCCGACACCCTGTTCCCCGATGTCGGCCGCGCGGTCGTGACGGTGCTGGAACGGCTCGGCCACGAGGTCGTGTTCCCGCCTTCCCAGACCTGCTGTGGCCAGGCACACACCAACACCGGGTACGGCGCGATGGCCCTGCCGCTGGTCCGCAACCACGTGGAGGCCTTCGAGGACTGCGACGTCGTGGTGGGGCCCTCGGGATCGTGCGTCGGATCGGTGCGGCACCAGCACGTCGGCATCGCGCGCGCCGCCGGGGACGAGGACCTGGCCCGCCGGGCCGAAGCCGTGGCCTCACGCACCTTCGAGCTGTCCGAGCTGCTGGTCGACCGGCTCGGGGTGACCGACGTGGGGGCGGTCTTCCCGCACCGCGTCACCTACCACCCGACCTGCCACTCGTTGCGCCTGCTGCGGGTCGACGACAAGCCGTTGCAGCTCCTGCGGGCCGTCGAGGGCATCGACCTCGTCGAGCTGCCCCGGGCTGACGAGTGCTGCGGCTTCGGGGGCACCTTCGCGGTCAAGAACGCCGACACGTCCTCGGCCATGCTGGCCGACAAGATGCGCCACGTGCGGTCCACCGGTGCGGAGTACGTGACGGCAGGGGATGCCTCGTGCCTGATGCACATCGGCGGCGGGCTGTCCCGCTCGCGAGCCGGCGTTCGCACGCTGCACCTGGCGGAGATCCTCGCCTCCACCGGCGACCGTGCGGCGGTGCGCTCGTGA
- the moeB gene encoding molybdopterin-synthase adenylyltransferase MoeB, with protein MEPLIAEPAPLTNDEIRRYSRHLIMPNIGMDGQGRLKAAKVLLVGTGGLGSPAAMYLAAAGVGEIGLVDYDTVDESNLHRQVIHGTKDIGKRKTESARETILDINPTVTVNIHETLLRSDNALEIIEPYDLVIDGTDNFPTRYLVNDACAILGKPNVYGSIFRFEGQLSVFWDKVGPNYRDLFPEPPPPGMVPSCAEGGVFGVLCASIGAGQVTEAIKLITGIGEPLIGKMKLYDALDHDWRTITVRKDPDAKPITELIDYEEFCGVPANDHVADDSESDFDLQITPAEFEKIRDEVTLIDVRDPHEYEISRIEGSTLIPLGDLPSRMHELDSSEEIVLQCKSGQRSMQALHILQNAGFRKLRNLQGGINGYARQVDTSIPTY; from the coding sequence ATGGAACCGCTCATCGCCGAACCGGCACCGCTCACCAACGACGAGATCCGTCGGTACTCCCGTCACCTGATCATGCCCAACATCGGCATGGACGGGCAGGGACGCCTGAAGGCCGCCAAGGTCCTGCTCGTCGGCACCGGCGGGCTCGGCTCGCCGGCCGCCATGTACCTCGCCGCCGCCGGCGTGGGGGAGATCGGCCTGGTCGACTACGACACCGTCGACGAGTCCAACCTCCACCGCCAGGTCATTCACGGCACCAAGGACATCGGCAAGCGCAAGACCGAGTCCGCCCGCGAGACGATCCTCGACATCAACCCGACGGTGACGGTCAACATCCACGAGACGCTCCTGCGCAGCGACAACGCGCTGGAGATCATCGAGCCCTACGACCTGGTGATCGACGGGACCGACAACTTCCCCACCCGCTACCTGGTCAACGACGCCTGCGCGATCCTCGGCAAGCCGAACGTCTACGGCTCGATCTTCCGCTTCGAGGGCCAGCTGAGCGTCTTCTGGGACAAGGTCGGTCCGAACTACCGCGACCTGTTCCCCGAGCCGCCGCCCCCCGGCATGGTCCCCTCCTGCGCCGAGGGTGGGGTCTTCGGTGTCCTGTGCGCCTCCATCGGCGCCGGTCAGGTCACCGAGGCGATCAAGCTCATCACCGGCATCGGCGAGCCGCTCATCGGCAAGATGAAGCTGTACGACGCGCTCGACCACGACTGGCGCACGATCACGGTTCGCAAGGACCCCGACGCAAAGCCGATCACGGAGCTCATCGACTACGAGGAGTTCTGCGGCGTCCCCGCCAACGACCACGTCGCCGACGACTCCGAGTCCGACTTCGACCTGCAGATCACCCCCGCGGAGTTCGAGAAGATCCGCGACGAGGTCACGCTCATCGACGTCCGTGACCCCCACGAGTACGAGATCTCCCGCATCGAGGGGTCGACCCTCATCCCGCTGGGGGACCTGCCCTCGCGGATGCACGAGCTGGACTCCTCCGAGGAGATCGTGCTGCAGTGCAAGTCCGGTCAGCGGTCGATGCAGGCCCTGCACATCCTCCAGAACGCCGGCTTCCGCAAGCTGCGCAACCTGCAGGGCGGCATCAACGGATACGCCCGCCAGGTCGACACCTCGATCCCGACCTACTGA
- a CDS encoding cation:proton antiporter: protein MHLDLVNLLAVIAAAWTAGRLCTRIGYPAILGELLVGILLGPAALGLLAGDDALMVLAELGVLLMMTLIGMEIDLGDLRRASWPGLLAAIGGFVTPFVLGYLAVIAFGGDPVAGIFVGLAVGVTSLATKSRILSDLGLLDTRMAHVMMAGALLSDTATLLVFAGVIGFVEVGSVDAAGIGRVGLEAIVFFAVAGLLGWKVFPIIGRLVGRSAERGRTATFLVIVVLALGFAELAELAGLHAILGSFVAGLFIRKDTFHPRVVRQTEGVLHDVSIGFLAPIFFVTAGFEVSFDVFRTDLALLLTIVGVAFAGKILGTALFYLPSGRGWREGLTVGMAMNGRGAVEIVVAGIGLEAGIITTEIFSILVFMAIFTTATVPLLLKWGVDWLARRGELERSGQSRKGTILVGAGPVARALAAEMPGPVCLIDVNRDHCDAAEAEGLRAVCGDALDEDVLRQAGAGGARTLIAMTANAEVNVLAVQLGHELFAVPELSVLLGRSASDAVGQILSMVGARPMDRTAAEIAAWDQHLREGVTVADDLEVAAGDSGLPALQSSEDVLPLVVTSEDETRLFQAVDDLHPGDRVAVLRRTVVDGGASTSPRSSRATT, encoded by the coding sequence GTGCACCTCGACCTCGTGAACCTGCTGGCCGTGATCGCTGCGGCGTGGACGGCCGGGCGGTTGTGCACGCGGATCGGATACCCAGCCATCCTGGGCGAGCTCCTCGTCGGCATCCTGCTCGGCCCCGCCGCCCTCGGCCTGCTCGCCGGGGACGACGCGCTGATGGTCCTGGCCGAGCTCGGCGTCCTGCTGATGATGACCCTGATCGGCATGGAGATCGACCTCGGCGACCTTCGTCGTGCGTCCTGGCCGGGCCTGCTGGCCGCCATCGGCGGGTTCGTCACCCCGTTCGTCCTCGGCTACCTGGCGGTCATCGCGTTCGGTGGGGACCCGGTCGCCGGCATCTTCGTCGGCCTCGCCGTCGGCGTGACCTCGTTGGCCACCAAGTCACGGATCCTGTCCGACCTCGGGTTGCTGGACACCCGGATGGCGCACGTGATGATGGCCGGGGCCCTGCTCAGCGACACCGCGACCCTGCTGGTCTTCGCCGGGGTGATCGGGTTCGTCGAGGTCGGATCGGTCGACGCCGCGGGCATCGGACGGGTGGGCCTGGAGGCCATCGTCTTCTTCGCCGTCGCCGGCCTGCTCGGTTGGAAGGTCTTCCCGATCATCGGGCGGCTGGTCGGACGGTCCGCCGAGCGCGGTCGCACCGCGACGTTCCTGGTGATCGTCGTCCTCGCCCTGGGGTTCGCCGAGCTCGCCGAGCTGGCCGGGCTGCACGCGATCCTCGGCTCGTTCGTCGCCGGGCTCTTCATCCGCAAGGACACGTTCCACCCGAGGGTCGTGCGCCAGACAGAAGGGGTCCTGCACGACGTCTCGATCGGGTTCCTCGCGCCCATCTTCTTCGTGACCGCCGGCTTCGAGGTGTCCTTCGACGTCTTCCGCACCGACCTGGCGCTCCTGCTGACCATCGTCGGGGTGGCGTTCGCCGGCAAGATCCTCGGCACCGCGCTGTTCTACCTCCCGAGCGGCCGCGGCTGGCGCGAGGGGTTGACGGTCGGCATGGCCATGAACGGCCGGGGCGCGGTGGAGATCGTCGTCGCGGGCATCGGGCTGGAGGCCGGCATCATCACCACCGAGATCTTCTCGATCCTGGTCTTCATGGCGATCTTCACGACCGCCACCGTGCCGCTGCTGCTCAAGTGGGGCGTCGACTGGCTGGCCCGTCGTGGCGAGCTCGAGCGCAGCGGCCAGTCGCGGAAGGGCACGATCCTCGTCGGGGCGGGACCGGTGGCGCGGGCGCTCGCCGCAGAGATGCCGGGGCCGGTGTGCCTCATCGACGTCAACCGCGACCACTGCGACGCGGCCGAGGCCGAGGGGCTCCGGGCGGTCTGCGGGGATGCCCTGGACGAGGACGTCCTGCGACAGGCGGGTGCCGGTGGCGCCCGGACGCTGATCGCGATGACCGCCAACGCCGAGGTCAACGTGCTCGCCGTCCAGCTGGGCCACGAGCTGTTCGCCGTCCCGGAGCTGTCGGTCCTCCTCGGCCGCAGCGCCAGCGACGCCGTCGGGCAGATCCTGTCGATGGTCGGTGCCCGCCCCATGGATCGGACGGCCGCCGAGATCGCGGCGTGGGACCAGCACCTGCGGGAGGGCGTGACGGTTGCCGATGACCTCGAGGTGGCTGCCGGCGACTCGGGCCTGCCGGCGCTGCAGTCCTCCGAGGACGTGCTCCCGCTCGTCGTGACGAGCGAGGACGAGACCCGCCTGTTCCAGGCGGTGGACGACCTGCATCCCGGGGACCGCGTGGCGGTGCTCCGGCGTACCGTCGTCGACGGTGGGGCGTCCACGTCCCCACGGTCCTCGCGCGCCACCACCTGA